The genomic stretch AGTTTAACAAGGTTGGTAGAAGAATGTGTTAAACTTTTATCTGACTGCCCTATTCTATTTTTAATCAACTGCTACACAGCAAGTTTTTCTAATATATCATTAAAAAATATCTTATCCTCATCTATAAAAAATAAAGGCAATTTTGAAAGCGGAGAGATAGGACTTCCAATAGAAAACTCAGATATGATTCTTCCTTGCGGTATATATTCAAGATTTTATACATAAAAAAAGGAGCTTTTCTTATAAAAAAAGCCCCTTTAATCATCTTTCAAACTAATATTAATAGCTTATTGTCTCGCCTTTCTCATGTATTTCTAAAAATCTTAATAATTCTGCCTTTACCTCATCAGCAGTATCCAAAGTAAGAACTCTTTTAGCAAGCATCTGACATTCAGTCTTATCTAAAGATATAATCATTTTCTTAACTTCAGGTATTGATATAGCCGACATAGAAAATACATCTAAACCTAATCCAAACAACAAAGGTACAGCAAGTAAATCCCCTGCTAATTCCCCACACATAGAAATAATAATACCATTAGCATGAGCCCCATCTATAGCCATTTTTATAGCTATAAGTACTGAAGGATTATAAGGATCGCATATACTAGCTATTTTTTCATTTCCTCTGTCTGCTGCCAAAGTATATTGAGTTAAATCATTAGTACCTATGGAGAAGAAATCTGCCTCTCTTGCAAAAGCCTCTGCTCTGAATACAACAGAAGGCGTTTCTATCATCATGCCAAGTTCCAATGCCTCATTAAAAGCAATATTTTCTTTAACCAGCTCAAGTTTGCATTCATTAAATATAGACTTAGCTTTTCTGAGTTCTTCCAAAGAAACTATCATAGGAAGCATTACTTTTATTTTACCAAAAGCAGAAGCTCTAAGCAAAGCTCTGAATTGAGTTCTTATAATAGAAGTTTTATCTAAGCATATTCTTAAAGCTCGCCAGCCTAATGCCGGATTCTCTTCTTTAGGCATTTCTAAATAAGGCAGATACTTATCGCCTCCAATATCCATAGTACGTATAGTAACAGTATGTCCGCTCATAGCAACGGCTACTTCTTTATAAGCCTTAAACTGCTCCTCTTCTGTAGGAAAATCAGTATTTTCCATAAAAAGAAACTCAGTTCTGTAAAGACCTATGCCATCAGCACCATTTTTTAAAACTCCGCCTAAATCTGCAGGTGAACCTATATTAGCATATACTCTTATTTTTGTTCCGTCTTTAGATACAGCATCTTTATGAGCATATTCTTTCAATAAAGCTCTTTTTTTATCAAATTCATCTTTTAATTTTAAACATTCATCTATAGATTCTTTGGAAGGATCTATAATAACAGCTCCTGTATTTCCATTAATGATAATAGTTTGATTGTTTTCTAAATCTTTTAGAATTTCTCCAATACCAACTACAGCAGGAATCTCTAAAGATCTAGCCATTATAGAAGTATGCGAAGTACGTCCGCCTATTTCGGTAATAAAACCTAAAGTATTATCCAAATCCAAATTTGCAGTATCTGAAGGGGTTAAATCTCTGGCAACAACTACCGAGTCCTTTGGAAGATTAGAAACATCAGTAATTTCTTCCCCCTGAATATTTCTTATCCATCTGTCAGAAATATCGGCAAGATCTCCGGCACGCTCTCTTAAATATTCATCTTCAACTTCACTTAAAATTTTAGTGTAAACTTCTATACCTTGAGATAAAGCATACTCAGCACAAACCTTATCATCAGCAATAATATTATTAACTTCTTCAAGTAAATCTTCATCTTCAAGCAAAGTTATATGAGCATCAAAAATTGCTGCCTTTTCCTCTGAAACTTTTTTTGCTGTTGTTTCTCTAATTTTTAGAAGCTGTTCTTTTGTTTTATTTCTAGCTTCTAATAATTTCTTTTGCTCCTCAGCTACATTTGCACAAGGACATTTAGATACTACAATATCCTTCTTAAGAAGCAGATATACTTTTCCTATAGCTATACCGGGGGAAACCCCAATTCCACTAATTCTTTTTTCCATATTATAAGTCCAAAAAAAATTAATCTTTTAAATTAGCAAGAAACTCTTCTATTTTTTTTAGATTTTCTTGTTCATTTTCACCATCGCAATAAATAGTAAGTACTGAATCTTTTTTTACCCCTAAAGACAAAACTTTTAAAAGAGATGAAGCATTTACTCTTTTTCCTGCTTCATTTTCTATTTCTATTTTACAATTTTGTAATGTTTTTATAAATGTAACAAATTCATTACCAGGTCTAGCATGAAGTCCTGTATCATTTTGTATAGTAACTTTACCTGTAGTCATCGGCAAAACTCCTCCGTTCTTTTCTTATATATATTTTAAAGTATATCAGTTTTTTCTCATTTGTCAAATTATATATGTACTAAAAAGTATGTTTTATATACTAAATACATACTTTTTATTTAATTTATATCATGAATATAAAATTTATTACATACTATAATTAATACCATAACCAAAATATAGTATCATATTTTTGAAAACCATTTTAATAATTATTTAAACTATTTTATTTTTTAATATTTTTATACTGTAGAAAGATGAAATAGCATTAGTGCGGTAAGACAACATGCAAATAAAACATTAGACTTGTTTCAAAACTCAATTTATTAATACTCATAGTTTTTTAATTTAATATTTTTTTTAATTATAGTTTGGGCTTCACAGTTGTGCCAACCTCCACACTTCTTTTTGCCTTCCATACAAATTCCGTATCGCTATGAGTGCCATAGGAAGCGTGCAGCATGATTTTTTGATATTACCATACATTTAATACATATAATTAAAATATAAAGTTCTATCAATTCATCTTTATTAAATTTTTTATGCGGCAAAAAACTTAATAATTCTATATAAAGTGCATCAGTTGACAAAATGAAATAGTCCAGTATATACTAAAAATAGATTATTATAAAAAATATTAAAAACATAATCTGTATAATTAATAAATTAGAAAAATTTAATATATAATATTGTAAAGTAATTTTTATACAAAAATATTCAAATAGACTATTTGTTGTATATCATATTAAAATAAATTCCCTGAAGTACTAAAAAAGGATAAACTTTGCATTTTAAAAGTTTTAAATTTGATATACCGCCTGTAAGAAATATTTTTGATTTTATATTGTATTTAGATTTTATATATTTTTTTGCTTCTAATACAGCATAATTAACAGTTCCTATAGTATTATATATAGCTCCGGACATAATAGCATCTTTTACATTATTGTTTATCGGATTTGGTATTGACGATATAGGTCCTATTTCATAATAAGGAAGAGAAGTAATATTTGAAAGTGCCTGATAACTGGTTTTTGTTCCTGCTATTATCATACCGCCTAAGAATGTAAAATCTGAAAGCATAACACTTACTGTTGTTGCTGTACCCATATCTATAACTATAGAAGCATATTTATTATTATCATCATACCCATCAAGACATATAGAAGCATAAGTTGATAAGATTCTATCTATACCTACAGAATCTTTAGGTTCATATAAATTATCTTTAAGTTTTATATCATTGTGAGTAACTCTATAAGGATTAATATCAAAACAATCCTCTACACTGTCCTCAAACAGGTCATTTACTTTTAGCGATACACTGCTGTAAAATACATTTTTTATATTGCTGTAATTATTTTTTATTTCATCTAGTGCATTTACCAAATCCAAAGCATTACTATGCTCTATGGCTTTATAATATATTGGAGCATTATTATTATTTTCAAATATTGCTAACTTAACTCTTGTATTTCCAATATCAGCAAGCAAGTACATTTTCTTCTCAAGCCTCGTCCTTTATATTATTGCTTTCTAAAAAATTTCTAGTTTTTTCAAGTAAAAATTCTCTGTTATTTAATTCAGGCTCATCTAATATTAAATCAAGCAAATAATTTAATATCTTACCTATCAAAGGGCTGGGCTTTAGATGAAATTCATTAATCAAATCATTACCGTCTATTTTTAAATCTTTTACTGTTATAGCATTTTCTTCTTCAATTATCTTATCAATTCTAGCCAAAAGTTTAGGTATAGCCTTACTTTCTTTATCTTTTCTATGTCCGCTTCCAAGTCTGTCAGCTTCTCTCAATCTTAAAAGCGGCTTAATATTTTCAACACCAATAGCCCGCATAAATCTTCTAACTGCTCCGTCTGTCCACTCGTCCTGATAATAAAACATATGCTGCCTAACTAAAAGCGTTACAAAATCTATCTCAGAATTAGAATATTTTAATCTCTTCATTACATTTTTAGCTACTTTTGCACCAACAACCTCATGATTATAATAAACAGGATCATCTTGTTTTGATACTTTTTTCTGAACCATAGGTTTGGCTATATCATGAAAAAGTGCAGCAAGCCTTACTAATAAAGTTAATTCTTCAGTTTCTAAAGGCTCTACAGACTGTATGGTATGAAGTATATGATAATAAACATCGTATTTATGAAATTTATTCTGAGCAACTCCGTATCCTTGCATAAGCTCTGGAAGTATTAATGATAAAACCCCTGTTTTTCTTAAAAGCTCTAAGCCTCTGAAAGGATTTGAAGATAATAATATCCCATTAAACTCTTCACGTATACGTTCAGCTGCAATAGATGCAAGCATACCTGTAGAATGTGTTATAGCCTCAAATGTTTCTTTTTCTATTTCAAAATTTAATTTAGCGGCAAACCTTATAGCACGCATTATCCTAAGACCATCTTCTCTGAATCTCTCATAAGGATCGCCTACAGATTTTACTATTTTACGCTTAATGTCTTTCATACCGTCAAACATATCTATGAGAGTGCCGTCCAAAACATTATATGCCATCGCATTTATAGTTAAATCTCTTCTTGGTAAATCATCTTCTATACTTGAAGCATATTCTACATTGTCTGGGTGCCTTCCATCGCTATAATTACCATCGCTTCTAAAAGTGGTTATTTCAACATGCATATCCTCTATAATAACAAGTATAGTACCATGTTTTATACCAGTAGGAACTGTATATTTAAATATTCTTTGCACATCTTCAGGCTTGGCATCTGTAGTGATATCGTATTCATGCGGAGTAATACCCATTACAGCATCTCTTACAGCACCTCCAACCAAAAAACATTGAAAGCCCTCTATATGCAGTATCCTTGCTATTTCTTTTATCGGATGCGGTATATCTGTAAATATTTTCTTCACTTAATATCCTATTTATTTTATACTCTATATAGTATATACAATTTTTCATTAATTACAAATTATATTTTATATAAAATAAACAATATAATTAGGCTTAATAAAAAAATTATCTACAAACAGTTGTATAAATTTATTAACTATATAAAATTATATAATATTTAAGTTAATACATTATAAAATGATGTATATGTACTATATACTTAAACAACTATAGTTTGTCAAAATTAGTTTTTATATTTTTATTATTTTCGGGAACTAGCCCTGCGTGCCTTCGGCAACCCACACTTCTTTTGTGACGCTGTCCGCCTCGCTCTGCGTGCCGTAGGCAGGTGTGCCACAAAGAAGTAAAAAGGCTACATTTCAGGCTAAATTTAGTAATTTATTCTACATGTAAAACATAAATTAGTACTATTTAGTATTATTTTTAGACTTGCACTTTTTGGTTCTTTTTGCGGCGGGAAAAAGAACAATAAAAAAATTGATAAACTTAAAAATTTTTAGTATATACCTAAACAATTACAATTTGTCAAAATTAATTTTTTAAATTTAAAATATTTGCAGGGCTTTGCCCCGCACCCCAGTTCTTTTATTGGTATAAAAGAACCAAAAGAACTGCATTTTTAGCCTAAATTTATGGATATACACTACATTTAATACGTATATATAAAATATAAAGTTCTAGTAATTGCGTTTTTTGAGAATCGTACCGACGAAGTCCACCTGTGGTGTTGGCAACAACTTTTTACAAAGCCAGACACGCTGTGTGCCGCAGTCAAGCGAAGGCGGGAAAAAGAACAATAAAAAATTGACAAACTTAAGAATTTTCAGTATAAATATAAAAGGCTTTACCTGAAAATACAAGCAAAGCCTTTAACTAAAAATATGATTGATTATTGTTGTTTTTTATTGCAAACTATATCTTTATTTAAGAATTCTGCAGGAGCTCCTGGATTTTCTGTAAATCTAACTGTTACAGAATTATCAGAAAATTTTAAAGTACCTTTAATTGCATTTGGTTGACCATTATATGAACTAGAAATATTATAATCAGTACCATAACCAGTTATACCGCTCATATAATTTCCACTAAAATTTGGAGCTGTTGTATTGTTGTCGTTTGGAAACACTGCAATCATGTCGTTATTCACTGATACCCATACATATGCATTTTTATATTTTTCACCAAAAATCTCAATATTAGATAGGTCAAAAGTTTGTGTAGATACATAAGTATTACCGCTATACTGTTCTATGCCTTGTGAAGTTTTAGTATATGTAATCTCTTGTCCATCAATATTTACAGTTGCATTCTTTGCATCTGATGAAAATGTTATTGTAAACTCTCTACCATAAATTTTTACTTTATAACTAGGATCATTAGCCTCTAATACTTCACCTTTATTTCCACGAGTGCTATTGTATTCATATATATTACCGTTTATATCTATTTCTACAGCATCAGGGTTATTTGATGACGACCATATACCAGAATATTTTGGATCTATAGTTTTTGGTGTACTTGTATCTGGTGCTGTTTTGTCCTTATTAGAACAGCTTACTGATAACACTCCTACTAAAAATAGGGTTAGAAAGATTGTTGAAATTTTTTTACTCATAGTAAAACTCCTTTTAATTAGTTTTTTATATATAAATATCATTAAAGACATTTATTTCTATTTTAATTTAAATATTTTTAAATGTATTATTAAATTTAAATACGAATTTAAATTTATATATAAATTTATTACACTATATATTATTTTAAACAAATAGCAAGTATAATATTCGATTTTTTTACAATTTTATGCTATATTCTCGCGTATAAAAGTTTATCGAGTATAGAAGATTTAATACTAATTTATATAAATACTTACTCCTCAAATACAAGGAATTGAAGCGTTTTGATTATTAGTATTGTTTCATACTATTTTAGAAAAATTATTTCCCTCTAATGATAAGGATTTGAAGCGTTTGAAAATATATAAATAAAATTCTAAATATAATTAATGTTTATATAAGTTTTATATTTTGTAGTTAGAGAGTAAAATATTAAAATTATTAATTACTAATAAATTAAATTGCATGAAGTAAGAATAAGCTACTAAACTTTTATTAATTCTAAACCTTCAAGACCCTAGTCTTTTTTACCGCACACGCTCTGCGGACTTCGTTAAATGCAGTTCTTTCACCACAGGCGGACAGATTTCATAAAAGAACAGGAGTGCTGCGTAGTACACAGAGTATTCACTCTGTGTACTTCGTAAGGGAAAACCATGCAAATATTTTAAATTTAAAAAATTAATTTTAATAAACTGTATTTATTTAGGTATATACTAAAAATTTTTAAATTTATAAAACAGAAAAAAAATTTATTACTAATTTTATTTATTAATTAGATTAAACTCTATTAATTAAAAAATAGGCTTTACTATTATTTTTTTAATAACAGCAAAGCCTTTAAAATTATAAATCACTTACCAGTTGCATTTATAGTATCATAATTTGAAAAATCATCTCTGCTTTCCAAATCTTTCTGCTCATAGTCTTTAAGAGGTATTTTATTTCTTATAGCAGCATAAACTGTAGGCACTATAACAAGGGTAAATGCTGTTGATAATAAAAGCCCTCCAAGTATAGCCAAAGATAAAGGCTGATACATTTCGTTTCCGCTTCCGCCTGATAATGCCATAGGTAAAAGTCCTAATATAGTAGTGAGCGTTGTCATAAGTACTGGTCTTAAACGCCTAGGTCCAGACTCCAATGCAGCTTCATCTCCGCTTATATTTTTTTCATGCATAAGCTGATTCATATAGTCTATAAGCACAATACCATTATTTACTACAATACCTATTAGTACAATAAATCCTATGCCGCTGTATACACTTAAAGTTTGACGTCCTATAAAAAGTGCTATTAAAGAACCTGCAAAGCCAAAAGGAATTGCAAGTGCTATAACAAAAGGTGCTATGAAAGATTCAAACTGACTAGCCATTATAGCATAAACTAATACAAGTGCCAATATCAAAGCCTGAAGAAGCTGTAAGAAAGCATCATTCATATCTTCAAAATCGCCTGTATAATTAATATTAAATCCTGAAGGAATAAATACTTCCTGTTTTATTTTTTCCTGCACATCTGTCATTATTTCACTTAAAGCTCTGTTATATCCAGAGGCTTTTATGGTAGTTATTCTAGTGCTGTCTTTTCTCTCTATTTCTGTAGGTCCGTAACTTTTTTCAACAGTAGCTATAGAAGATATAGGAACTATACCGCTTGTAGTAGGTATCATAAGTCTTGATATATCGTCTATATTTAATCTGTCTGGCTCGCCCAACTGAACATTAACATCTATATCTGTAACATCAGAATTGGCTGGAGTCATAGTTGTAGCAGTAGTACCTGCAAAACTTGTTTTAACAATATTTGCTATAGTGTTTACATTGATACCCATTTTGGCAGCTATTTCTCTATTAACATATATTTTAAGTTCCGGATTGGAATCATCTCTGGTAAGTCTTGGTTCTCTTATACCTTCTATATCCGATATTGCAGCTATTATATTATTGGCTATTTCTGTAGCTTTATCCAAATCATCGCCTACAAGTTCTATCTCTATTTCATTTCCGCCTGTTCCTCCGTCTCTTCCTCCGCTATTTATTGCTGAACTTGTTATAGCTGCTATATTAATCTGTGCAGGATAAGAAACCAAAGCATTTCTTGTAAACTCTATATATTCATCAACCGATTTTTTTCTTCCCTCGCTTTTATCTCTTAACTGTACTCTTATTTCTGCTTTATTTTCATCAGAACCTGATTGTACTCTTGACTGCATTCTGTCAAAATCTTCTCCTATGAGATTTTGTATATCGCTTTCCATTCTAGTAACAAATGATTGTGTCTGCTCTGATTTTGTACCAACCGGCATTTCTACATCTATCTTAAACTGACCTTCATCTGAAGTAGGAAATCCCTCCTTACCTATAAAAGTTAAACCTAATGCTATTATTACAAATACAACAGACAATGAAGAAATTAATACTTTCTTTTTATTTTTTATAGAATAATGAAGCACGCTGGAATATAAATTATTAACTCTATTATGAAAGTTTTTATTAACAAAATTTTCTATAGGTATTAAGAACTTAGTTTTTTTATTCGTTACAAGTCTAGCTCCAAGCATAGGAACTATTGTAAGAGCTACAAATAATGAACCTATCATAGAAACTGTAACTGTAATACATAAATCTCTAAATAATTGTCCAGTCTGTCCTTCAACAAAAAGAAAAGGCAAAAATACCGCTATAGTTGTAAGAGTGGAAGCTGATATTGCAAGTGCCACAGAAGAAGTACCGTTTATAGCTGAAGAATATTTTCCATATCCATTATTTCTATAATAAAATATATTTTCTAAAACTACTATTGAGTTATCAACCATCATACCTATACCCAAAACAAGTCCTGATAATGAAATAATATTTAAAGTAATACCCATAAAATACATTAATGTAAATGTGATTATTATTGATATAGGTATAGAAATCGCTATTATAGAAACTGTTTTTATATTCCATAGATAAAGCATTAATATAATAACGGCAAATAATCCGCCCTGCCAAGCAGTATCAAGAACTCCGTTTATAGATTCATTTACATTGTCTGCATTATTAAAAAGTATCTCATATTCTACGCCCTCTGGAAGAGTAAGATTTGCAAGCTGTTTTTGAACTGCTTTAGATACATTAACAGTATTTCCTCCAGACTCTTTATTGACAGATACGGATATTGCAGGCATACCGTTAATCTTTACTATCTCAGAATCATCACTGTATCCCTGATAAACTCTGCCTATATCTTTTAATTTTATGGGTGTATCATTTGTTTTTAATGCTACAACAGTATTTTCTATATCTTCTACTGTGGTAAACTCTCCCATAGTTCTTAAAGTATATTTATAAACCCCCTCATAAGTTTCTCCTCCTGATAGGTTTTGATTCTCACTTGAAAGAAGAGAGACTATTGTATTAATATCTATTCCGTAGGCATGAAGTCTATTTAAAACCAAGTCTACTTTCATCTCAGTTTGAAGTCCGCCTCTAATCTCTGCCCTTGCTACTCCTGAAGCCTGCTCTATTTTATTTAATATCTGATTATCTATTAAAGTATACAATGCTCCCAAATTATCCGTTCCAAAGAATGCTATTTCCATAACTGGCATCATATCGGTAGAGAATTTAAATACTGTAGGGCTGTCGGCATCATCTGGAAGCGAATTTTTTACTCCGTCTATTGCTTCTCTTATATCTGCAGTAGCAACAGCTAAATCCGTGCCCCAGTTAAACTCTATAAATACGCTTGACTCCCCCTCTTGTGAAGTAGAAGTTATTGTATTAATATCGCTTACTGTAGCCACTGCATTTTCTACAATCCTAGTTACAGATTTCTCCACCTCTTCAGGTCCTGCATTCTCATATTCTGTTCTTACAGTTATATAAGGAAGCTCCATATCTGGTAAAAAATCTACTGCTAATTTACTTAAACTTACAAAGCCTAATATTAATACTGCTATCATACACATAAAAACCGCTACGGGTCTTTTTACTACCAATTCTATAAAATTTCTCATTCGCTTTTCACCCCTAATATTTAATATATAGCATACAATCTATTTTTTTTTATTTTATCTAATCTTTAGACGAATAAAACAAAAAAAAGTTTTAAACATATGTTTTATATGCCTAAATTTGTATCTATATACAGTGTGTAATAAATAATTATAACCTAAACAATTATATTTATCAATTTTTCATACTTGTTTCAAAACTAATTTTACATATTATCACAACAAATAAATAGTCAAAACATAAAAATCAATCTGAAATATTCTTTAATATGCTAATAATCATAGATATAGATAAAATTATAGTTATTATTATAAGAATAATATTAAGAATATTAAAAGCCTCTGTATTAAAAGTTCCTATATACTTTATTATAACGAGAAAAACTCCTACAAAACCTCCAAACATACCGTATAATTTAAGTCTAGTTAAATACTTCTTTGCAAAAGAATTAAATACATCATGTATATTTTTGGCATTCATCTTATCTATCTCTTCTTTTGTAATAGCTGAAAAATCTATTGCATCTATAATTAAATTAATATCATCTTCAGCACAATTAATAATCAAATTAAGAAAATAATATTTTAATTTATCATCTATAATAAAAGGTATATCATTTCTAAGTTTTGAAATTATCTTTTTTATCTCTTCAGATATGCTTGAGTTTATATATTCATTTTTATCTAAATTATCAAGAATATTATAAATTGATATTATAAAATTATTTAAATCAATTAAATTATCATAAAGTAAAAGACGCTCTATATCTGAGTATTTAAAAATATCTTTTAATATATCATCAAAATATTTTTCTATATTCAAACATTCTTTTATAGTAGTAGGATATAATGAGCTTTCTATATAATTTTTAATATCTTCTGTAACTTTATATCTGTTATTATAAATACTAATGCATAATTTTCTAATGAGTTCATAAAAATAAATATCCGTATTTTCTAAAAATGATTGAGTATACTTTTCTATTAATTTATAATCTATATTCTTAACAGAAAAATCAAATAATTTATCAAAAACATTTAATATCAAATACTCATTATTATTTATAGTGTCATTTAAATATTTTCTTAAACTATTTTCTTCATAAAGTTTTTCATTACTATTTTGTCCTATAAAATAAGAAACATTTTTTGATAAAATATTTTCATCTAAAAAATTAAAACTTATATTCATAATATCATATTTCATATCATCAATAAAAATAGGAATCTTTTTATTAATTAAATTTAATATTATTCTGTCTGTCAAATCTATAACCAAATCATTTTTCAAAGGAATATCTTTTATAATGGTCTCTCTTATCTCATACCTATTTTCTAATAATGTTTCATTTAATTTTTTACTCATCATAGAAAATATAAACTCACTGTTAGACCTAACAAGGTTTACAATTTCTCCGCCAAACATCTCCTTTATTTTTTTGCTGCTGTTTTTTGATATCTCATTATCAATAAAATATGCAGCAATATAAAATATTCTATCCCTTACAGAATTTGAATTAATAGCTTTTGTGGCATTTAAAACTATTATATTTTTAAATTTACTTAAATCTTTTATATTATCTATTATTATATTTTTTATAAAGTCTTTTAAGTTTATAATATTAATATTAGAAAGTAATAGTTTTAATACTGAAAATATATTATCATTTATATAATTTATTAATACTTCTTTATTATTTTTTATAATATTATATATATAATTATTTTTGATAATTAGTTTAATAATACCAGTCTTTATAAAATCAATATTATTAATTATAATAGTGTTAATACTTTCTTTTAAATATGAAAATATATTTAATTTATTTATTTTCTCATCTTCAAGCATATAATTAAAAAACTTTTTATAATTATCTTTTATCAAATTATCTTCTATATCTTTTTTATTTTCTAAAATACTAATAATACCTTCTTTTTCCATAAGCCTATCATTAACAAAATCAGACATTGAAGATGCAAATCTGCTTTTCTCACATGCAACAGCCCCCCAAAAAACTTTTTTCTTTATGCCGAATAAAGGCTCATAAGGCTTGAATATAGAATAAATAGCAAGAACATTCGTTATAAATCCTATAAAAGTGTATACCAAAGGCTCTGCTATATAATTTAAATATCCTAAAGAAGGATTAAATGAATTGACTGGAAATAAATACGCTGTTAATAGTCCAAATACAAATCCCAAAAAAGCACCTAATATATTTATAGGCTCTAATTCCTTACCCATAAAATCATTGGCCATTTTTGCTATTTCATCTTTATTTAATTTGCCCATATTGTTTTTTATTGTTTTTATTACAATAGAATCTATTACTGATGAAATAAAATCCTTCTCTTTATTTATAAACTTTATTATTGAACTATAGGCATTATTATTAAAAAAATTATCTATTTGTTTTTCTTTTTTTATAATTATTTCATTTATATTATAATCAGAATATTTATCTATAATTGTTTCAAATAAATTAATTATCTCTTCATAAATAGAATTATTAAATAAATCATTAATAGTTTTTTCTTTATATTTTAAGTATACATTATATAAATAATTTTCTATACTTGATTTATTTTCTTTAATGATAACACTAATATCAAAACTATAAAAAAACTTATTTAATGTTTCTTCATTTATAGAATCTATTTTTTTATATACAAATGCTGAAACCTTATCAAAATTTGAAACAGCATATTTAATAATCTCTTTTTCAACAAAACTATATAATTCTTTTATCATATAAGAATCAGCTAATAAACTTATCTTCATATTCAAAAACTTTTCTATCAAAGAATTAGGAAACTCTTTGATATTGAATATCACAATATCTCTTAAAACATTTTTTAAAGTATCCTCATTAACCTCAATACTTTTTAATATTTTAGATATTTTTGTATTATTAAGATAATTTATTATATCATCACACACTGCCTCAACTAATTTCTCATTATTATCTTTATACTTTTGAGTATATTCTATAATTTTATTAACTATCTTATATTTTGA from Brachyspira murdochii DSM 12563 encodes the following:
- a CDS encoding transcriptional regulator yields the protein MDLFFQLMLGAFLGAAAGYYTNTIALKKLFSNNGIIAREKDRFIDEISIMISKKIINYDSIYKEIIKDKFQNNIKEFFKKIKNQLISKTDIKIKNVAGFNESKENIINWIKTDANENILTILNELSKNIKLEQIIDESQFKHIIKSITESFISYEKNNHFILNAANKIYKNNNEKYKDILKEISDNIINNLSNNNKKIESLLISLINNLNIENLFYDFFFSLSDKKIKELFSINDILEIKDIIKELSNKKEFENIVDYVIDKLYMKLKNTDKTIYELLNHNISDRIKDIVSDILPKLIDIIIPIINENKSKLECIIEKAVDEEIENIDGVFWQFIVKAIRKVFLNDIASKYKIVNKIIEYTQKYKDNNEKLVEAVCDDIINYLNNTKISKILKSIEVNEDTLKNVLRDIVIFNIKEFPNSLIEKFLNMKISLLADSYMIKELYSFVEKEIIKYAVSNFDKVSAFVYKKIDSINEETLNKFFYSFDISVIIKENKSSIENYLYNVYLKYKEKTINDLFNNSIYEEIINLFETIIDKYSDYNINEIIIKKEKQIDNFFNNNAYSSIIKFINKEKDFISSVIDSIVIKTIKNNMGKLNKDEIAKMANDFMGKELEPINILGAFLGFVFGLLTAYLFPVNSFNPSLGYLNYIAEPLVYTFIGFITNVLAIYSIFKPYEPLFGIKKKVFWGAVACEKSRFASSMSDFVNDRLMEKEGIISILENKKDIEDNLIKDNYKKFFNYMLEDEKINKLNIFSYLKESINTIIINNIDFIKTGIIKLIIKNNYIYNIIKNNKEVLINYINDNIFSVLKLLLSNINIINLKDFIKNIIIDNIKDLSKFKNIIVLNATKAINSNSVRDRIFYIAAYFIDNEISKNSSKKIKEMFGGEIVNLVRSNSEFIFSMMSKKLNETLLENRYEIRETIIKDIPLKNDLVIDLTDRIILNLINKKIPIFIDDMKYDIMNISFNFLDENILSKNVSYFIGQNSNEKLYEENSLRKYLNDTINNNEYLILNVFDKLFDFSVKNIDYKLIEKYTQSFLENTDIYFYELIRKLCISIYNNRYKVTEDIKNYIESSLYPTTIKECLNIEKYFDDILKDIFKYSDIERLLLYDNLIDLNNFIISIYNILDNLDKNEYINSSISEEIKKIISKLRNDIPFIIDDKLKYYFLNLIINCAEDDINLIIDAIDFSAITKEEIDKMNAKNIHDVFNSFAKKYLTRLKLYGMFGGFVGVFLVIIKYIGTFNTEAFNILNIILIIITIILSISMIISILKNISD